In Trifolium pratense cultivar HEN17-A07 linkage group LG7, ARS_RC_1.1, whole genome shotgun sequence, a genomic segment contains:
- the LOC123896354 gene encoding rapid alkalinization factor-like translates to MSNASFLLLPFYLFMVSMSIFPTTNSATGEHRLKWEATVTAPSCQGSIEECIEEGEFGMDSESHRRILATTQYISYRALQRNTVPCSRKGASYYNCQTGAEANPYSRGCATITRCRNNS, encoded by the coding sequence ATGTCAAATGCTTCTTTTCTCCTACTACCTTTCTACTTGTTCATGGTTTCCATGTCCATCTTTCCCACCACAAACAGCGCAACAGGTGAGCACCGTCTAAAGTGGGAGGCCACGGTGACAGCACCAAGTTGCCAAGGTTCCATAGAGGAGTGCATAGAAGAAGGTGAGTTTGGAATGGATTCGGAGTCTCACCGGCGTATCTTAGCAACCACACAGTATATAAGCTACAGAGCACTGCAAAGGAACACTGTGCCATGCTCTCGTAAAGGTGCATCTTACTACAATTGTCAGACAGGTGCAGAAGCTAATCCTTACAGCCGTGGCTGTGCCACCATCACTCGTTGCCGTAATAACTCTTAG